A window from Moritella yayanosii encodes these proteins:
- a CDS encoding MAPEG family protein, producing MTIAYWCVLAAAIIPYIWAITAKASKPGFNNNKPRIFLNDLEGWGQRANWAQANSFEAFPAFAAAIIIGSVVSNVEQNTLDALALLFVTCRLLHGIFYITDKATLRSIVWFIGISSWVSIFVLSA from the coding sequence ATGACAATTGCATATTGGTGTGTATTAGCTGCTGCAATAATCCCATATATTTGGGCAATTACAGCTAAAGCTTCTAAGCCAGGTTTTAATAATAATAAACCTAGGATTTTTCTTAATGACCTAGAAGGGTGGGGTCAAAGAGCAAATTGGGCTCAGGCTAATAGTTTTGAAGCCTTTCCTGCATTTGCAGCGGCAATAATTATTGGTAGTGTAGTTTCAAATGTCGAACAAAATACATTGGATGCATTAGCGTTACTTTTTGTTACATGTAGGCTTTTGCATGGTATTTTTTATATCACAGATAAGGCAACACTTAGGTCTATTGTTTGGTTTATTGGTATTAGTAGTTGGGTAAGTATCTTTGTATTATCAGCCTAA
- a CDS encoding DUF2867 domain-containing protein, which produces MKAKIEKCNVPNSSQISKSLSGAYYFDAYCFPTRYRERTSLQIWLAHVSTVPAWVNFLMAARNKLVSALGLKNLGHLGAVDEGKPINNYRVGDRVGIFTILSLSDNEIVLGDSDKHLDVKVSVFKDINDSEFITISTVVHVHNALGKTYMLVVEPIHKLIVPSIIKRAEFSEING; this is translated from the coding sequence ATGAAAGCTAAAATCGAGAAATGTAATGTTCCAAACAGTAGCCAAATATCGAAAAGTTTGAGTGGCGCTTACTATTTTGATGCTTATTGTTTTCCTACAAGATATAGGGAAAGAACATCACTTCAAATTTGGTTAGCGCATGTTTCAACTGTGCCTGCTTGGGTAAACTTTTTAATGGCAGCGCGAAACAAATTAGTATCAGCACTGGGTCTAAAAAACCTTGGGCATCTAGGTGCTGTGGATGAAGGAAAGCCAATTAATAATTACCGAGTTGGTGATCGAGTAGGGATATTTACTATATTATCACTGAGCGATAATGAAATTGTTTTAGGTGATTCAGATAAACACTTGGATGTGAAAGTATCGGTTTTTAAAGATATTAATGATAGTGAGTTTATTACAATATCTACAGTTGTCCATGTTCATAACGCGCTTGGAAAGACATATATGCTGGTTGTAGAGCCAATACATAAATTGATAGTTCCTTCAATAATAAAGCGAGCTGAGTTTAGTGAAATTAATGGATGA
- a CDS encoding class I SAM-dependent methyltransferase, which yields MPNYYLHTTNAKQALEAIAKGQSCVRISVDLNISEQDFSLSDQSLVLDEDNRLSIDELKKIVKKTQRIYLCSDGDMVPLEDRSRGYYKLAPTAGSPLLEISGVKMHISKGTDPFVSASEMAKQAVRKGDKVLDCCSGLGYAAIAAHRLGASEVLTIELSPEVMGLRAQNPWSNDLGKEGIVQRQGSSYELIRTMDAASFDSVIHDPPRFSLAGELYSEEFYRQIFRVLRRDGRLFHYTGNPHVIKKGSSFVDGVIRRLKAAGFKNIVKVEHLMGVSAQKK from the coding sequence ATGCCCAATTACTACCTTCATACAACAAATGCCAAACAGGCGCTGGAGGCTATCGCCAAAGGACAGTCTTGCGTGCGGATCTCTGTTGATCTGAATATTTCTGAGCAGGACTTCTCCTTAAGTGACCAGAGCCTTGTGCTCGACGAAGATAATCGCCTTTCCATTGACGAGCTCAAAAAAATCGTCAAGAAGACGCAAAGGATCTACCTCTGTAGCGATGGCGATATGGTTCCGCTTGAAGACCGCAGCCGTGGCTACTATAAACTTGCACCCACGGCAGGATCACCTCTGCTAGAAATTAGTGGCGTCAAGATGCACATATCCAAGGGAACCGACCCTTTTGTTAGTGCTTCCGAGATGGCTAAGCAGGCGGTACGTAAGGGTGATAAGGTACTGGATTGCTGTAGCGGACTAGGTTATGCGGCTATTGCTGCCCACCGACTAGGCGCAAGCGAGGTACTCACTATCGAGTTGAGCCCAGAGGTCATGGGGCTGCGTGCGCAAAACCCTTGGTCAAACGATTTGGGGAAAGAGGGGATAGTGCAACGTCAGGGCAGTAGCTATGAGCTGATCCGCACCATGGATGCGGCTTCTTTCGATTCGGTCATTCACGATCCACCGCGTTTTTCCCTTGCAGGGGAGCTCTATAGCGAAGAGTTCTACCGACAGATCTTTCGTGTATTGCGTCGGGACGGACGGCTGTTTCATTACACCGGCAATCCACACGTAATAAAGAAGGGCAGCAGCTTTGTTGACGGCGTCATCCGCCGGCTAAAAGCAGCGGGCTTTAAGAACATAGTAAAGGTCGAGCATCTGATGGGAGTCAGTGCGCAGAAAAAATAG
- a CDS encoding sodium:solute symporter family transporter, which yields MNPQVASAYLPPFAIGILFILVIDSLSSTTDSDLSALSAIVMVDIYAKNLAKDKIDNEKLLLGRITMIVATVRDLIRCLTHPI from the coding sequence CTGAACCCACAAGTTGCTTCAGCCTACCTACCACCATTTGCTATAGGTATACTGTTTATCTTAGTGATTGACTCTTTGTCATCAACAACCGATTCAGATCTATCTGCACTTTCTGCTATTGTCATGGTTGATATCTACGCTAAGAACTTAGCTAAAGATAAAATCGACAATGAAAAGCTGCTACTGGGTCGTATAACCATGATTGTCGCGACAGTCCGTGACTTAATTAGATGCTTAACTCACCCAATTTGA
- a CDS encoding RluA family pseudouridine synthase: MSDRLRVKEASGLLIFLNTQLKGWSRKNIKQRLKTGCVLVNDQQIMKHDHELNVGDNVEVRAAGKNTQLGVRHLEILYSDNDLVVINKPAGLLSVASANENKQHALAILRKQLSHAKNAVALWPVHRLDRDTSGVLMFATSREMRDAVNEGWSGAEKTYLAVVEGSPKPSKGRIDQPLRMDPEKYQMIVGPHSEAKNAITHFKTLRTVKDRTLLEVNLETGRQHQIRAHMAWLGHSVIGDPRYGTDGPRMGLHALSLSITRPNTGKRLTFEAPAPVEFLDLLR; encoded by the coding sequence ATGTCTGATAGATTACGAGTGAAAGAGGCCTCTGGTCTACTGATTTTCCTTAATACTCAGCTAAAAGGCTGGAGTCGAAAAAACATAAAACAACGACTGAAAACAGGATGCGTACTGGTCAACGATCAGCAGATCATGAAGCATGACCATGAGCTCAACGTTGGCGACAATGTAGAGGTTAGAGCAGCGGGAAAGAACACGCAACTGGGTGTTCGCCACCTCGAAATTTTGTATTCGGACAATGATCTTGTTGTCATTAACAAACCTGCAGGCTTGTTGTCAGTGGCATCAGCCAATGAAAACAAGCAGCATGCGCTGGCTATTCTTCGCAAGCAACTCTCACATGCAAAAAACGCTGTTGCTTTATGGCCTGTTCATCGCCTCGATCGTGATACATCCGGTGTGTTGATGTTTGCAACGTCTCGTGAAATGCGTGACGCTGTTAATGAGGGATGGTCAGGGGCCGAAAAAACCTACCTTGCGGTAGTGGAAGGCAGCCCTAAACCAAGTAAAGGGCGTATTGACCAGCCCTTGAGAATGGACCCAGAGAAGTATCAGATGATTGTCGGTCCACATTCGGAAGCCAAAAATGCCATCACCCATTTTAAAACGCTGCGCACTGTAAAGGATCGGACATTGCTTGAAGTTAACCTCGAGACGGGTCGACAACATCAAATCCGTGCTCATATGGCCTGGTTAGGACATTCGGTGATTGGCGATCCTCGTTATGGCACTGACGGCCCCCGCATGGGACTGCATGCATTGAGCTTAAGTATTACGCGACCAAATACTGGCAAACGACTCACTTTTGAGGCACCAGCACCAGTTGAGTTTCTTGACCTGTTGCGATAG
- a CDS encoding DUF1338 domain-containing protein, whose amino-acid sequence MSVLDAFFTKLWQQYSVISPQAVDIHQLFERRGEELVNDHVAFRTFADSHIGIDILEDEVLALGYRHLDSYQFDVKKLDARCYVHANSPTKIFISELRWQSLSDASQAIIQDIIEQAKATLKSPLFEQSSRELMPLLSAGRLWQLPSYADYQTLASESEYAAWLSVWGLRANHFTIFVNHLKSTPELTDVVALLQQQGYPLNEAGGVIKGAPSDLLIQASTMADTCIVNFNDAGEQAISSCYYEFAQRFNQENGALYQGFVPMSADKIFESTNMKSILGSTTSDNEN is encoded by the coding sequence ATGTCTGTTTTAGATGCATTTTTTACCAAACTTTGGCAGCAGTACAGTGTCATTAGCCCACAAGCAGTCGATATACATCAGCTGTTTGAACGTCGTGGTGAAGAGTTAGTCAATGATCACGTGGCTTTTCGTACCTTCGCCGACTCACATATCGGTATTGATATATTAGAAGATGAGGTATTAGCGCTCGGTTATCGGCATCTTGACTCTTACCAGTTTGATGTTAAAAAGTTAGATGCGCGTTGTTATGTTCATGCCAACTCTCCGACCAAAATATTCATTAGTGAACTGCGCTGGCAGTCTTTATCCGATGCTTCTCAGGCCATTATTCAAGATATTATCGAACAGGCAAAAGCGACATTAAAGTCGCCCTTATTTGAGCAATCAAGCAGAGAACTTATGCCCTTATTAAGTGCCGGTCGGTTATGGCAATTACCCAGCTATGCAGACTATCAAACCTTAGCGTCAGAGTCCGAATACGCCGCTTGGTTATCTGTCTGGGGATTACGTGCTAACCATTTCACCATCTTTGTAAATCACTTAAAAAGCACCCCTGAATTGACAGACGTCGTGGCGTTATTACAGCAACAAGGTTATCCACTGAATGAAGCCGGTGGAGTGATCAAAGGCGCACCCTCGGATTTATTAATTCAAGCATCAACCATGGCAGATACTTGCATTGTCAATTTTAACGATGCCGGCGAACAAGCCATTAGCAGTTGTTATTACGAATTTGCACAGCGGTTTAACCAAGAAAATGGCGCGTTATACCAAGGTTTTGTACCGATGAGTGCAGATAAAATATTTGAATCGACTAATATGAAATCCATACTTGGGAGTACTACCTCCGATAACGAAAATTAG
- a CDS encoding RNA-guided endonuclease TnpB family protein → MSNGFKWDADKQSLLLAKMKQPLKIKWSRYFTGKPSSLTVSKTKSGKYFVSILVKEAIKQLPIVNKTVGVDVGIKDLAICSDGVKFNNPRLTNRYAKKLAKASRKLANSRRDFTHKMTSTLINENQVIGIESLKVKNMVKNRKLAKHLHDANFGEIARQLEYKADWYGRKLSAISQWFPSSKMCSECGALYAGQWSLAIRTWTCACGAVHDRDHNAAINIHKEGLRLAA, encoded by the coding sequence ATGAGTAACGGGTTCAAATGGGATGCAGATAAACAATCATTATTACTCGCTAAAATGAAGCAACCGCTTAAAATAAAGTGGTCGCGCTACTTCACTGGAAAACCAAGTTCACTTACCGTATCCAAGACTAAATCAGGTAAGTATTTTGTTTCAATATTAGTGAAAGAAGCGATAAAACAGCTGCCGATTGTTAATAAAACGGTCGGTGTCGATGTTGGCATTAAAGATTTAGCGATCTGCTCGGATGGCGTTAAATTTAACAACCCGCGCTTAACAAATCGATATGCTAAAAAACTCGCTAAGGCTTCACGAAAATTAGCGAATTCCCGTAGAGACTTTACGCATAAAATGACGTCGACACTTATAAACGAAAACCAAGTGATAGGGATCGAGTCATTGAAAGTCAAAAATATGGTGAAAAATCGCAAGTTGGCAAAGCATCTCCATGATGCTAATTTCGGTGAAATAGCAAGGCAGTTAGAATATAAGGCTGATTGGTACGGGCGTAAATTATCAGCTATTAGCCAGTGGTTTCCTTCGTCTAAAATGTGCAGCGAGTGTGGAGCGTTATACGCTGGGCAGTGGTCATTAGCGATCAGGACGTGGACTTGCGCATGCGGCGCTGTTCACGATAGAGATCATAATGCTGCTATCAATATCCATAAAGAGGGATTAAGACTAGCAGCTTAA
- a CDS encoding saccharopine dehydrogenase family protein: MAKRIVVLGLGRIGGAIAKILNSHPDYDVTGADIDPNAVAHFSDQFTTKLLANSSPDIRDYNDLLAGQDAVISALTFNDNPYVAQAALANGCSYFDLTEDVRCTQAIKEIALAAAPGQVFMPQCGLAPGFIGILGYSFRSYFDRLDSLKLRVGALPEYPSNQMMYNLTWSTEGLINEYANPCESIKNHIQTLTEPLEGCEVFSISGVEYEAFNTSGGLANLCYSLDGKLRELTYKTIRYPGHCKLMKFLFHDLRLGEEGKRRDMLMEIFESSVATTMQDLVLISVVATGYVDEKLRQCSRTFLLRHTAEQSAIQISTASAVVTTVDLILNSTEQRQGFVEQETLDIEDFLANEFAKSYRDAELSI; encoded by the coding sequence ATGGCAAAACGAATTGTTGTTTTAGGGCTTGGTCGAATTGGTGGCGCAATTGCCAAAATCCTCAATAGTCATCCTGATTATGATGTTACGGGTGCTGATATCGACCCCAATGCAGTCGCTCATTTTAGTGACCAATTTACAACTAAGTTATTAGCTAATTCGTCACCTGATATACGAGATTATAATGATTTACTCGCAGGGCAGGATGCGGTCATTTCGGCGTTAACATTCAATGATAATCCTTACGTTGCACAGGCAGCCTTAGCTAATGGCTGCAGTTATTTTGATTTAACCGAAGATGTACGTTGTACCCAAGCGATTAAAGAAATCGCACTCGCTGCAGCGCCAGGGCAGGTATTTATGCCGCAGTGCGGTTTAGCCCCTGGCTTTATCGGGATTTTAGGTTACAGCTTTCGGTCTTATTTCGACCGTCTTGATAGTCTTAAATTACGTGTTGGTGCCTTACCAGAATATCCATCTAATCAAATGATGTACAACCTGACATGGTCAACCGAAGGGTTAATTAATGAATATGCCAATCCTTGTGAGTCCATCAAAAATCATATCCAGACCTTAACGGAACCACTAGAAGGTTGTGAAGTGTTTTCTATTTCTGGCGTTGAATACGAGGCGTTTAATACCTCGGGTGGTCTGGCGAATCTGTGTTATTCCTTGGACGGGAAACTACGAGAGCTGACTTATAAAACTATCCGTTATCCAGGCCATTGCAAACTAATGAAGTTCTTGTTTCATGACTTACGACTAGGGGAAGAGGGTAAACGTCGCGACATGTTGATGGAAATATTTGAAAGTTCAGTGGCGACCACAATGCAGGATCTGGTGTTGATCTCTGTGGTGGCAACGGGTTATGTCGACGAAAAGTTAAGACAATGTAGTCGTACTTTTTTACTGCGGCATACTGCAGAGCAAAGTGCGATCCAAATCTCTACTGCGAGTGCGGTAGTAACTACGGTTGATTTAATTTTAAATAGTACTGAGCAAAGGCAGGGTTTTGTTGAGCAAGAGACGTTAGACATTGAAGATTTTTTGGCAAATGAGTTTGCGAAATCTTATCGAGACGCGGAATTAAGTATTTAA
- the amaB gene encoding L-piperidine-6-carboxylate dehydrogenase, which translates to MHEAILKTVLGDFYAQDKHYGSAYLGDQCFDSETKVDVISPNTGQKFVSISHAQPDVIENVINSAKTEFYHWRSVPAPQRGELVRLFAEKARAAKHQLATIISLESGKPFQESLGEVQELIDVCDFAVGLSRQLYGLTIATERPNHRMMEQWHPIGPVVIITAFNFPMAVWAWNATLSLICGNSIIWKPSSQTPLSALACHRLLLSAIKKFGGNAELSSIVFGEKTQVEQLVDHKDIALVSATGSCAMGRAVNCRVAARLGRTLLELGGNNAMIVCPSADLELAIRAITFSALGTSGQRCTTLRRLIVHSSLKYQVLTKLEAIYNTVSIGDPFDGLNLMGPLINQQAIDSMKVSINTAISQGGKLITGGERVSNLSNKGKEEHGFYITPAIVDIDPQADIVQQETFAPLLYVHSYDSLDQAIAIQNSVCQGLSSAIFTKDMAEAEIFVSAKGSDCGLVNVNMGTSGAEIGGAFGGEKDTGGGRESGSDAWKSYMRRMTNTINYGSELPLAQGINFDMPKGD; encoded by the coding sequence ATGCATGAAGCAATTTTGAAAACCGTTCTTGGCGATTTTTATGCTCAAGATAAACACTATGGTAGTGCGTATCTGGGGGACCAGTGCTTTGATAGTGAGACTAAAGTAGATGTGATAAGCCCGAACACAGGTCAAAAATTTGTTTCCATCAGTCATGCACAACCCGATGTGATTGAAAACGTGATCAACAGTGCAAAAACTGAGTTTTATCATTGGCGTAGTGTGCCTGCGCCGCAACGTGGTGAGTTAGTCAGACTGTTTGCCGAAAAAGCCCGTGCAGCGAAACATCAATTAGCGACCATTATTAGCCTTGAGTCGGGTAAGCCATTTCAAGAAAGCTTAGGTGAAGTGCAAGAACTAATTGACGTATGTGATTTTGCAGTTGGCTTATCGCGACAACTTTACGGGTTAACTATTGCCACCGAAAGACCAAATCACAGAATGATGGAGCAGTGGCATCCTATTGGCCCTGTTGTGATCATTACAGCATTTAATTTTCCCATGGCGGTATGGGCTTGGAATGCCACACTGAGTTTGATTTGCGGTAACAGCATCATTTGGAAACCATCAAGTCAAACGCCACTCAGCGCATTGGCTTGCCATCGATTATTATTGTCAGCGATTAAAAAATTTGGGGGTAATGCGGAACTCAGTAGTATCGTGTTTGGTGAGAAAACGCAGGTTGAACAATTGGTCGATCATAAGGATATTGCATTGGTATCAGCGACGGGCTCATGTGCCATGGGCCGAGCGGTGAATTGCCGTGTCGCAGCGAGATTGGGGCGTACACTGCTAGAGCTTGGTGGTAACAATGCCATGATTGTTTGCCCGAGTGCCGATCTTGAATTAGCAATTCGTGCTATTACCTTCTCAGCATTGGGGACAAGCGGACAACGCTGTACGACGCTGCGTAGATTGATTGTGCATAGTAGCTTAAAATATCAAGTGCTCACCAAACTAGAAGCAATTTATAACACTGTGAGTATTGGTGATCCCTTTGATGGCCTGAATTTAATGGGACCACTTATTAATCAGCAGGCCATTGATAGCATGAAAGTGAGTATCAATACGGCTATTTCTCAGGGGGGCAAGTTGATCACGGGTGGTGAACGAGTCTCGAACTTAAGCAATAAAGGCAAAGAAGAGCACGGATTCTATATTACGCCAGCCATTGTGGATATTGACCCTCAAGCTGATATCGTCCAGCAAGAAACGTTTGCGCCGTTACTGTATGTACACAGTTACGATTCACTTGATCAAGCTATCGCCATCCAAAATAGTGTCTGTCAGGGATTGTCTTCCGCTATCTTTACTAAAGATATGGCCGAAGCCGAGATATTTGTCAGTGCCAAAGGCTCTGACTGTGGGTTAGTCAATGTCAATATGGGTACGTCGGGTGCGGAAATAGGTGGTGCGTTTGGCGGCGAAAAAGACACTGGTGGTGGCCGCGAAAGTGGCTCCGATGCATGGAAAAGTTATATGCGTCGTATGACTAATACGATTAACTACGGCAGTGAATTACCTTTAGCACAGGGCATTAATTTTGATATGCCCAAAGGTGATTAG
- a CDS encoding class I SAM-dependent methyltransferase yields the protein MEQSTKHNNEVISQFTQQAVPFTKLSGHLDSVDLLIKMSAVNEKDTVLDVASGPGLVATAFAKVANHVECLDLTPAMLDQAKQQALAHNVANMSFREGDAMTLPYEDDSFDTVITRYSFHHFLKPEQVLSEMIRVCKPKGCVLVADVAIQSKYSVTFNHIERLRDSSHVHALSIDEFNRLFTQSNLKDCRKSEYTVNVELEQQLQASFPTPDGKISIRKLITDDVDINNTGFNPELIKGNVHYNYPISIYVGIK from the coding sequence ATGGAACAAAGTACGAAACACAATAACGAGGTCATATCACAATTTACCCAACAAGCTGTCCCCTTCACTAAATTATCAGGTCATTTAGATTCAGTAGATTTACTGATTAAAATGTCAGCCGTAAATGAAAAAGATACGGTGCTTGATGTCGCGTCGGGACCAGGTCTTGTCGCTACTGCTTTTGCCAAAGTGGCTAATCATGTTGAATGTTTAGATTTGACACCCGCAATGCTTGATCAAGCCAAACAACAAGCCCTAGCCCATAACGTAGCTAATATGTCGTTTCGTGAAGGGGACGCAATGACGTTACCCTACGAGGATGATAGTTTTGATACAGTGATCACCCGTTATAGCTTTCATCATTTCCTGAAACCAGAGCAAGTTTTGTCAGAGATGATCCGAGTGTGTAAACCCAAAGGATGTGTGTTGGTTGCCGATGTAGCTATTCAATCAAAATACTCAGTAACATTTAATCATATTGAACGATTAAGAGACTCTTCCCACGTTCACGCACTATCAATAGATGAGTTCAATCGATTATTTACACAAAGTAACCTTAAGGATTGTCGTAAATCAGAATACACAGTTAATGTCGAACTTGAGCAACAATTACAAGCGTCATTCCCTACCCCTGATGGCAAAATTAGCATCAGGAAACTGATTACCGATGATGTGGATATTAATAACACAGGCTTTAACCCCGAACTGATTAAAGGCAATGTCCATTACAACTACCCCATTTCAATTTACGTCGGCATCAAATAG
- a CDS encoding AraC family transcriptional regulator yields the protein MTTYSDLLTKIEPIDLGYIIDSDKPVLPYWKQVTNAMCSTPHCHPRGQFIFSVRGITRVVTDDGIFLIPPSQAFWCPPNVTHELVFSGAVDIANLFIDPAWVYSLPLHPQIFNVSALVNYLVKRSMQMGCDYKPNGKEYRLMLVLLDEISVLDKSLLALPWSNRDKLNAILCLLVKEPCNIDTIDQWAESIHVSPRTLARMFQKELGMTFTEWRMRIRLFYAIEQLHAGKSVTYIALELGYSTPSAFIAAFRKIMGKSPLEYITV from the coding sequence ATGACAACATATAGTGATTTACTGACAAAGATAGAACCGATTGATTTAGGTTACATTATTGATTCTGATAAGCCTGTACTGCCGTATTGGAAACAAGTGACGAATGCCATGTGTTCAACGCCACATTGCCATCCTCGCGGGCAGTTTATTTTTTCGGTCAGGGGAATTACACGTGTTGTTACTGATGACGGCATCTTTTTGATCCCGCCCTCACAAGCATTTTGGTGTCCACCGAATGTGACTCATGAATTGGTGTTTTCAGGTGCAGTGGACATTGCTAATTTATTTATTGACCCTGCATGGGTTTATTCCTTACCACTGCATCCACAGATTTTTAATGTTTCCGCTTTAGTTAATTATCTTGTTAAGCGATCAATGCAAATGGGTTGTGATTATAAGCCTAATGGAAAAGAGTATCGTTTGATGCTTGTTCTTCTTGATGAAATCTCAGTACTAGACAAATCGTTATTGGCATTACCATGGTCAAACAGAGATAAGCTGAATGCTATTCTATGTCTGTTGGTTAAAGAACCCTGTAATATTGACACGATTGACCAGTGGGCCGAATCGATACATGTTAGTCCAAGAACATTGGCCAGAATGTTTCAAAAAGAGCTGGGGATGACATTCACTGAATGGCGAATGCGAATAAGACTATTTTATGCCATTGAGCAATTACATGCTGGAAAATCGGTAACATATATCGCACTCGAATTAGGATATAGCACACCGAGTGCTTTTATCGCCGCCTTTCGTAAAATAATGGGTAAATCACCATTAGAATATATTACTGTTTAA
- a CDS encoding AraC family transcriptional regulator produces MQKENKKQVNRFTRIGKLLDFINENIDQPLSVEQLADKSCWSRWQLQRVFHHETGLNLAQYVRELKLSLAAEQLLGSKSRVVDIALALGFSSEASFSRTFKNMFSHSPMAYRRRGKRLGLRTPIKLCSRVLDSFDLEARLLQIRIETRPEFTLYCTSGIISGLFSLRPNYQQQVPLIWSEFVKNLPEAEMLSVLSESSSLAADIELIGVVGVIKANDDIDAIPYWAGSTASTLLGTTSLDTIDVPAQEYAVIPFKGPIKQLEQVLVWLFSHWIPDSNYNSVDGYELEIYPINYDPEDSSSYMEYWLPIEPRS; encoded by the coding sequence ATGCAGAAAGAAAATAAAAAACAAGTTAACCGTTTTACCCGCATCGGAAAGTTGTTGGATTTTATCAATGAAAATATAGATCAACCGTTATCCGTTGAACAACTGGCGGATAAAAGTTGTTGGTCACGTTGGCAATTACAGCGCGTATTTCATCATGAAACGGGGCTGAATCTTGCGCAGTATGTGCGAGAGTTAAAATTGAGTTTAGCGGCAGAGCAATTATTAGGCAGTAAAAGTCGGGTTGTTGATATTGCGTTGGCATTAGGTTTTAGCTCTGAAGCTAGCTTTAGTCGTACGTTTAAAAATATGTTTTCACATTCGCCGATGGCATACCGACGACGCGGTAAGCGCCTTGGTCTACGCACACCAATTAAGCTCTGTTCTCGGGTGTTAGATAGCTTTGATCTAGAGGCCAGATTATTACAAATCCGTATTGAAACCCGTCCAGAATTTACGCTTTACTGCACATCTGGCATTATTTCAGGGTTGTTTTCATTAAGACCTAACTATCAGCAGCAAGTCCCGCTCATTTGGTCTGAATTTGTCAAAAACTTGCCTGAAGCTGAAATGCTGTCCGTGTTGAGTGAAAGCTCATCACTGGCTGCGGATATAGAGTTGATTGGTGTTGTCGGAGTGATTAAAGCTAATGATGATATAGATGCGATCCCTTATTGGGCGGGCAGTACTGCGAGTACTTTACTCGGCACCACGTCATTAGATACTATAGACGTACCTGCACAAGAGTACGCTGTTATTCCATTTAAAGGACCGATTAAACAATTAGAACAAGTACTTGTTTGGTTGTTTTCACATTGGATACCGGATTCAAATTATAACAGTGTTGACGGTTATGAATTGGAGATCTATCCGATAAATTATGACCCAGAGGACTCATCTTCTTACATGGAATATTGGTTACCAATCGAACCTCGAAGCTAA